Below is a genomic region from Periplaneta americana isolate PAMFEO1 chromosome 7, P.americana_PAMFEO1_priV1, whole genome shotgun sequence.
gaccgaataccactattcgtaacaggcaacattcaacgtcctgtaaagaagaataatagcaagatgccgaggacgaaatttgtgacaatttcaaatgaggaaatttgtaataataataaagattttgagataaataatgcttgtgtaaaatatttcaaatctttccccattgtttctgcagaagtggaacgaagtttctctagatataaggctgtttTCTAGCAGCAGGCAATCATtcttctttgaaaatttgaaaatgtggtttgttattcactgcaacaatatatgaaatgaaaaaatatgtaaaacaaaaacataatacactatcatattaacatagtgaaataataaggctgatacttgtcaatgttatattaggtgtattttctacagacagaaaataagatGTCAATGATATTCTGACGaaccgaatagttggaacacaaaataggaaaaatgtagcaaacaagattaaaaaaatactggataaacattatggatatttagctctatgtaaaatccgtggcaatttcaaatgaggaaatttaaaataatgatagatacagattttgagatagataatgattatgtaaaatagttcaaatatgtcattgtttctgcagaagtggaacgaagtttttctagatgtaaggctgtgttttctagcaacaggcaatctatctcctttgaaaatttgaaaatgtggtttgttattcactgcaacaatacatgaaatgaaaaaaaaaaatagatacgtaaaacaaaaacgtaatacattatcatattaacatagtgaaataataaggctgatacttgtcaatgttatattaggtataTTTTCTACAGGCATAAAATAAGATGTCAATGATATTCTGACGaaccgaatagttggaacacAGAATAggaaaaatgtagcaaacaagattaaaaaaatactggataaacattatggatatttagctctatgtaaaatctgtggcaatttcaaatgaggaaatttaaaataatgatagatacagattttgagatagataatgattatgtaaaatagttcaaatatgtcattgtttctgcagaagtggaacgaagtttttctagatgtaaggctgtgttttctagcaacaggcaatcaatctcctttgaaaatttgaaaatgtggtttgttattcactgcaacaatacatgaaatgaaaaaaaatagatacgtaaaacaaaaacgtaatacattatcatattaacatagtgaaataattaggctgatacttgtcaatgttatattaggtataTTTTCTACAGGCATAAAATAAGATGTCAATGATATTCTGACGaaccgaatagttggaacacAGAATAggaaaaatgtagcaaacaagatttaaaaaatactggATCAACATTATGGATAtctagctctatgtaaaatttgtggcaatttcaaatgaggaaatttaaaataatgatagatacagattttgagatagataatgattatgtaaaatagttcaaatatgtcattgtttctgcagaagtggaacgaagtttttctagatgtaaggctgtgttttctagcaacaggcaatcaatctcctttgaaaatttgaaaatgtggttttttattcactgcaacaatatatgaaatgaaaaaatatatataacaaaaacataatacactatcatattaacatagtgaaataataaggctgatacttgtcaatgttatattaggtataTTTTCTACAGGCATAAAATAAGATGTCAATGATATTCTGACGaaccgaatagttggaacacaaaataggaaaaatgtagcaaacaagattaaaaaaatactggataaacattatggatatttagctctatgtaaaatttgtggcaatttcaaatgaggaaatttaaaataatgatagatacagattttgagatagataatgattatgtaaaatagtTCAAATATGTCATTgcttctgcagaagtggaacgaagtttttctagatgtaaggctgtgttttctagcaacaggcaatcaatctcctttgaaaatttggtttgttattcactgcaacaatacatgaaatgaaaaaaaatagatacgtaaaacaaaaacgtaatacattatcatattaacatagtgaaataataaggctgatacttgtcaatgttatattaggtgtattttctacagacagaaaataaaatgtctttaaaatagtgcactttttctttaacaaagaaaatgacgtctttaaattttttggcagatagttgtgtttcgaagtcaaaggagtgctttcaaccacccaaatgctgaggactatcttaccgtgatgataagcatgagttcaaacgaacgaaagacactgcgttaactcaccccgactctgacacataggcctactcaaagttagaggcgcatgaagcgcactgctagtataacggcatatacagggacatcattttatttttacttcaatttttattgtacctgagtttttgtatgtacttcactcccaccccttctactaatgaagttcaaccttccTGCACACAGAactaagaccgcatatacagtcatagtagccttacggtcacagtaaacagtacgttccaaaaatatgttcgcgatttccagtgacgaaagagctttcaatattcaatcattttcgcacaggcactgtcgtccatttgcctacgtcgtatcccggtttcccccacctgcttttattcgccagctagtggctgggctgtcttagctcttttctgagaatattaatttctgttatgaattggacgtctacgtaatattatacccatacaattgtttaaaataacttaaataaaagggcctcgttaagtaatttacTGTCAAGTGacttccccccctttctacgaccctgcgacaaaaccacttggacggacagtagatagtatgtctgagtaattttatcttttcggatcgggcagaagtgaagattgaatttacagtacgtaaggtactcttttatagaataaatacagaattgtttcaacatgagttactagttacgaaggacgaaactggtaattgggattaggtacaatagtctatagtgcgataatatgcacattagaactgaaggctgtagggaaatgaacggccaccattttaaaaaatgtgtttaaatatccatattatgattatttttcaatttaacttcattctctatattgtacgctaatgtgctgtagacggtataatatacactgcataatgaatacgtccgaatggatagctcagttcgtgagtaaaaacactcattgttaatactatactgtattttgattaaacaaaaacctactgaaaatgatcaaactcaaaatcgcgatatttcctagtttacgtaaacggatgaactacttttcttccctcctatacctagcaaagtgatttgtttgtatattacgccagtatcatcgaactccagttgtggaaaggggtagaaaacggtgtttatccaaaggtatagccaggttgatataaaaaatgttagtaaaaataaaatgatgtccctgtatttctcagtcctattaatcagacttcagaagcataaaatcaatttgtttttcctttgatacatatcaagtgagatgtactgcctgataacagatgtacatatcagtcagaaactcaatcagaggatgCCTTGTGTTTAATGTTttgtaaatacataaaattccatATCGTACCCGAGATATTTCGGCAACTTCTCTGTCGTAGCTGTGCTGGAAGTGTGCAGTGTTCTCAGGCGCTCATAATGTCCCATATTAGTTGAAAATTCCATCCCATTCATCCCTGCAGAAGTGAATCGCActgtgttgtttagtcagctgtccgaagatagATCTAAACCtcgtgataccaagaaggcaccacttatgaggcaattaagccaggagataatgaggtaaggtggccagttcttttcccccctccattgcaaacatcgcctactagctacatattacactagtcagacttcagatacatataattgtttttcctctgatatatatcgtcaagtgagatgtactgcctgataatagatgttacagtagtggcaaaaaaaccggaccgacccttgtagctgatttcagagccgtgttcacagtaacagcacgatagactggtaactaagactttcgtggttcgaatcctgcctggaaagaaaacttttttttgttccttattgaaatttattcccaatacttttcgattgcagcgatattttactacttaattaacttattatccccagaacatgaattttaccagcttattttctaatggctttcgaaatgggctacgtcagcagtcgaaactacaacaatttgaatagattactcgctattttgtgaatgcgggcgtgtcatgcgcagtggctcatttcggggactttgattattccgtcggtccggtttttttgccactactgtacatatcagccagaacctcagtcagaggcaaCGTACACATGATGGGCTCCTACATTGTGAACACAATGCCGAGGTTCTATCTAAGACTACATAGGACATAAATAAAACGAATATCTTTACTGTTGTCGAAATTCGAACTAAAGCCCGTGGACTCAACTAAACGTTAAAGAAATCAAAATTATTACCCAAGGAATTCTCAGTATATTATGAACTTTCCCGTTTTTAGACCATGTAGTCTGTGACGGTAATTTAAGAAAGATGGCCTTAATCCTTCTACCGAAATCTTGGTCGTCCCTGTTTCTACTATATCATCTTAGCCAAAAACTAAAGTTAGTTTTCGAACTCTGTCTTTTCCCAATCTTTGTACATGGTTCTTCCACAGGTCTAATACATGGTTTTGAATTTATTCGGTTAAATGAGGGATTTGTAACGTTTATCGGATACCTGTAGGCTGTTACTTTGGTGGTTCATTCTCGTTGTATTCAATGGTGATCTTAAAAGCGCATCTGAGCTGATTTCAGTTTCTctgaattttcattttctttaaaatccAGACATCACTGCCATAACTCAGTGCTGCCTTTGACGTCATGTTGCgcaatcttaattttgtatccaCTGCCATCTGTTTGCCAAAAAAGAAGTCTTCTCTTAGCTCCATTCATTGCAAGAATTCTTGATCAACAAGGCAAAAATCTTTAAATTGGTACTGTTTCTCTAAATAAATGTAGAAAGTCTATACTGTAGATTGTGTTCAGAGTTGCACATAACATATTAACCCTTGAGACATACGggaaaatattacagaaaaagacTGGTGAAACTAACCAAATGAAACTGGAGAATTGTTTCTTCAGTATGAGCTTTTCTCACTAAATATTTCATCTTTgtgtgttataaaatattttgaaaacataacCTTTTCTTGActggaatattaaaaaagaaaaaaatgattaCATATAAAATTGATCTTCGTCCTTTTGGACCATCAATGACTAACAGAAAGGTTTTTTTATCACTAAAACGGTCTGTAAAATGTTTTTATTACTGTACTCTATATAATCGGACTCTAATACTGTATagtgtttcatattaaaatagtaatacaTTGTACTGTACTGTAGTGTTACAATTTCGGtgatatattatgaaatattacccTTTAAAAAATTTTCGATTTAACAGACGCCTCTTAGCTCCTATTAATCCGTTAAATGAGGGTCAACTGTACGTAAATTGCCTCTTGTTTACTAGAGATTATAGTACGTAAATTGCCTTCCATTTGCCTAAGACGTCGGATCTTCAAATCCGCCACTGAGTGCATCTCGCGCGGTACTACTTCTTCCTCCGTTGAAATGACGTCATTCCATAGAAAACTCAACAGTCTTTTCAATCCCAGCCATCCagatactgtccgtccgagtggttatgtcgcagggtcgtcgaaACGAGGGAAATCACGTTATAGTTACTTAatgaggcctttttatttaaatgattttaaatagtttgttgcataatattacgtaggcttCCAGTTCGTAGAACAAATATTTTCAAGGAAGAGCTTAACAGCCAAGCTTTAGCCTTTAGTATGGGCCAGAAGAAACGGATGGTGGAAACCAGGATTCAAACTATTCGAACGGACAGTATTTATCACGTCATTGATGTTCTTAAACAAATGCAGAGCTACAGCTATGTGTCGCTTAGAAGCCGGGCAAAAcggataaattattaataatttaccaggcatattgatatataaaatgaattgtaaataaaacgGATAAATCTTTTTtgcgtaaataattattttcacaaaatataatacGTAAGAACAGATTACTCGACTTGAGTTTGTAAGAGCTGTTAGTTTTAAATTCCTATCTGTTTAAAGAAATCAGTAGTTaatgttttaaacacattttaagttttatgacgAAATTTTTGTAGCTGAATCTGACCAATACTTAAGTCATTTTGACCCACACCTTTAACCATACCGGTAATATATGCGAATTATGCACGTCAGCCTACTTGTATGTCACTGGCAGATCTAAGTCTgcaaatgggaagggaaatgttgTTAACAGTGGCGTATTTACAAACGGGAAGCACGTTCAGTCTCTCAGGTAAAGAGAAGGCAATTTACGTACCGTAAGCTCACGTAAACAGGAGACAGTTTACGTTTTTTTTTACCTGGGGGGGGCAATTTACCGTCTCTCTGGTCATCTCACTAAGGTATGGATGATATTTTGCTTTGAGAGGATTTTAATTGGACCATGTGACCTATGCGTGAGGTTTGGTAACACGAAATAAACTGTAAATGCGCCAGATTGCAAATTATAAAAGGCTATTATTTACTTTGCAGAgcagatatatatataatattctttaTGAACAACACAAGGCAGTAATCACAATAATATCGTATCCCATCCTCGGCGTCTTTTAAATACAAAGGAAAGAATAAGTCTTGTATATCACAGTCGAGCTAGTGGGAAGAGGCGGAGGTGCCCTCGCCCGGGTCGTCCTCCTCCTGGTCGGGCTTGGTGGGCAGCGGGCGGTTGGCCATCTTGCTGGAGCAGCGCAGCGTGCTGGCGGCGGGCACCTCCGTGTACACGTGCACCGCGGCGTCCGTGGGCTCCGTGTAGTCGCACAGCTGCGGCGTCTTGCGCGCGGGCAGGATGCTCTCGCCCAGGGCGCGCAGGAAGCTGAGCGGGCGGGAGGGGGACTTGTTGGCGGGCGGATCCGCCGACGCAGGCTCGGTCGCCGGCGGGGGCGCGCCGCCCGGCAGCTCGGTGTAGACGTGCTGCTCGCGGTCCCGGGGCTCCACGTAGTCGCACACCACCGCCTGCGCTCTGTTCCGCCGCGCTTGCGAGTAGGGCAACAGTTTGTCGGGCGACGGCGCCCTGGTGCCGACGCTGCACATGGTCGCCCTCTTGGCCCTGCTGTGCCGCAGCCGCGCCGGCACTTGGATCACGTCGTACAGGTCGTCGTCCTCGTCGTCGAGCAGCTCCTCGACGGGCCTCGACGTGGAGggcatgttgttgttgttgcagctCTCCTCCACCTTGATGAGATCGTATAAATGCTCGATCATGTCGCGCGCCTCGCTGTAGTTCTCGGGGTCGTCCAGCTTCTCGCGCAGCGACTGCAGCAGCTCCTGCGTGAGCTCCTCGGGGAGCGTCTGCGTCCACTTGTCCTCGCACGGCACCTCCTCCACTTCCCCGTCACTCGCGTTGTCCTCCGCCGCGACCAGGAGGCCCTGCCGCTGCTTCtgcagctgctgctgctgcagctCCGTGTACTCGTGCATGGACAGGCGCGAGATGGACCTCGCGGGCACGAGTCCCCCCGCCCCCTGGAACAGGGTGGAGAACATGGTGAGGCAGCTCGTGGTCGTTGGCAGTAGCAGCAGCCTCGCCCGCACACAGTATCCGTTACGTCGCAACCACAGCACACCCGTGATCACCAGTATCACCACCATCGCACACACCACCACAAGGAATATGAGGCCCAGCACTTTCCTGTCGCGGTCCACATCGTCGTCCGCATCGCGCACCACACTCACAGCACTCTCGCCCTTCGTCTCCTCGCACACTATCACGTCGGCAGTGCCGCACACCTGCTCGGTGTAATCGCGCATGTTGAGGTAGCCCTCCGGCACGTTGAAGCACCTCGCTAGCACCGCGTCCACCGTGCACGCACTGCTGTTGAACACCTCCTCCACGCCCCTCCTGCCCGCCGTCACGTCGCGCACCCAGGCCAGCAGGTTGCAATGGCAGAGCTGCGAAAAGCGGTTGTCGACGAGGCGCGCCTTGATCCCCGCGCCGCCCTCCAGCGCCTCGACGGCGAAGCGCAGGGCGCCGGGACTGAGCCGGTCCAGCTCGTTGCCCGCGAAGCTGAACTCGTGGGAGCTGACGCCGGGCAGCGCCTCGAAGGGCAGGCGGATAGCGTCCGCTGCCAAGAACCCGAACGTGTTGTTGTCCATGCGCACCATGTTCCACGACTTGAGCACTAGGCCCCGCGCCTCGATCTTCTCGAACGCGTTGAACAGGAAGCTGGCCTTGGCCACGGTGATGTTGACTGCGCCTTCCGACACTTCGGACACCCTGCAACATAACAGTTTCAATCAGATACATCCTTGGTTCTGTAATTTGGGTATATCGAGCAATGAATATGTTCTTAATATGGGATATAGTTTCGTCATGCTGTAACGTCCACAATTATTCCTGGAATGTAAACCTTTTAGCAGTTCTTATCGCATCTGGGCACTTGAAACTATCGACAGAGGGTTTGTAAATATGCCTGGGTTGTCAAATAGTGGGCTACATTCTATGTATAGTTTTCAGATGGTATAGTGATCGGACTCTATAATAAAAGGTTAATATGTAATAGATTTTCGCTGAGAATAACAGAGATCCTCCTCCTGTGAAAACGGCACTTGAAAAATATGGGACAGCTTGAGGAAAACCTCTAAATTCTGCAATGTAGAGGCTGAAGTAGCCCATTGTATCATCTGCTCTTGCGAGGCCCTTGCTCGCAAAAGTTGTATCGTTGGGAAATTTACTATATATACTAGAGGATCTTGACCAAGTTCcattaacattaataaaaagtgcaactaAAACTTTTTTCACTGCTGATGAAGTACACAAAGAGATTGTCATTTTAAACGACCTCAACGAATAGAGTAGAGCATCCTTCTCACCTATTCATTTTTTTGAAGTTCGTGTCTACCAACCTTCGAAAGCTGAGCTTGTAATGAACTTCACCAGAAATGGAAAATGTCTTAATTACACCTCTTCTGAGTGATTGTGGTGATGATGTACGGTACCTGGAATACTGAAGAGTGAGATTGTGGTGGTGATGTACAGTACCTGGAATGCTGAACAGTGAGATTGTGGTGGTGATGTACGGTACCTGGAATGCTGAACAGTGAGGTTGTGATGATGAAGTACGGTACCTGGAATGCTGAACAGTGAGATTGTGGTGATGTACGGTACCTGGAATGCTGAACAGTGAGGTTGTGGTGATGATGTACGGTACCTGGAATTCTGAACAGTGAGGTTGTGGTGATGATGTACGGTACCTGGAATGCTGAACAGTGAGATTGTGGTGGTGATGTACGGTACCTGGAATGCTGAACAGTGAGGTTGTGATGATTTACGGTACCTGGAATGCTGAACAGTGGCATTGTGGTGGTGATGTACGGTACCTGGAATGCAGAACAGTGAGATTGTGGTGGTGATGTACGGTACCTGGAATGCTGAACAGTGAGGTGATGATGAAGTACGGTACCTGGAATGCTGAACAGTGAGATTGTGGTGATGATGTACGGTACCTGGAATGCTGAACAGTGAGGTTGTGGTGATGATGTACGGTACCTGGAATGCTGAACAGTGAGGTTGTGGTGTGATGTACGGTACCTGGAATGCTGAACAGTCAGGTTGTGGTGATGATGTACGGTACCTGGAATGCTGAACAGTGAGGTTGTGGTGATGAAGTACGGTACCTGGAATGCTGAACAGTGAGGTGGTGATGATGTACGGTACCTGGAATGCTGAACAGTGAGGTTGTGGTGATGAAGTACGGTACCTGGAATGCTGAACAGTGAGGTTGTGGTGATGAAGTACAGTACCTGGAATGCTGAACAGTGAGGTTGTGGTGATGATGTACGGTACCTGGAATGCTGAACAGTGAGATTGTGGTGATGAAGTACGGTACCTGGAATGCTGAACAGTGAGGTTGTGGTGATGAAG
It encodes:
- the LOC138703008 gene encoding uncharacterized protein isoform X1 — protein: MGGAITTDAARNTLLLSLLFGMLIRAVASASSPDVSVCMREGCNCTSMGPQWLKATCVFDSKQTVELGAGSLPAATLELNVSGAGELRLLAGAFSQVAALQRVRVDGVGRVVVRRHAFLNLSAPHTLLEVLDCGRAVLERHAFRAVRGPLTASVARCAHVVVQGAAFSWILAITLRDVPRLELSPQAFAFEAPTSVGRHGPAATDYDEHQLLLVQVLLQNVVLAELPRDTFPSSAAEVRLVDAEVRTVQSGAFCANTLFAVIFQNTSLHRVETGAFSDRTLIKYLELSGVRIRVMAARALQAAVDNLTVQHSRVSEVSEGAVNITVAKASFLFNAFEKIEARGLVLKSWNMVRMDNNTFGFLAADAIRLPFEALPGVSSHEFSFAGNELDRLSPGALRFAVEALEGGAGIKARLVDNRFSQLCHCNLLAWVRDVTAGRRGVEEVFNSSACTVDAVLARCFNVPEGYLNMRDYTEQVCGTADVIVCEETKGESAVSVVRDADDDVDRDRKVLGLIFLVVVCAMVVILVITGVLWLRRNGYCVRARLLLLPTTTSCLTMFSTLFQGAGGLVPARSISRLSMHEYTELQQQQLQKQRQGLLVAAEDNASDGEVEEVPCEDKWTQTLPEELTQELLQSLREKLDDPENYSEARDMIEHLYDLIKVEESCNNNNMPSTSRPVEELLDDEDDDLYDVIQVPARLRHSRAKRATMCSVGTRAPSPDKLLPYSQARRNRAQAVVCDYVEPRDREQHVYTELPGGAPPPATEPASADPPANKSPSRPLSFLRALGESILPARKTPQLCDYTEPTDAAVHVYTEVPAASTLRCSSKMANRPLPTKPDQEEDDPGEGTSASSH
- the LOC138703008 gene encoding uncharacterized protein isoform X2, whose protein sequence is MGGAITTDAARNTLLLSLLFGMLIRAVASASSPDVSVCMREGCNCTSMGPQWLKATCVFDSKQTVELGAGSLPAATLELNVSGAGELRLLAGAFSQVAALQRVRVDGVGRVVVRRHAFLNLSAPHTLLEVLDCGRAVLERHAFRAVRGPLTASVARCAHVVVQGAAFSWILAITLRDVPRLELSPQAFAFEAPTSVGRHGPAATVLLQNVVLAELPRDTFPSSAAEVRLVDAEVRTVQSGAFCANTLFAVIFQNTSLHRVETGAFSDRTLIKYLELSGVRIRVMAARALQAAVDNLTVQHSRVSEVSEGAVNITVAKASFLFNAFEKIEARGLVLKSWNMVRMDNNTFGFLAADAIRLPFEALPGVSSHEFSFAGNELDRLSPGALRFAVEALEGGAGIKARLVDNRFSQLCHCNLLAWVRDVTAGRRGVEEVFNSSACTVDAVLARCFNVPEGYLNMRDYTEQVCGTADVIVCEETKGESAVSVVRDADDDVDRDRKVLGLIFLVVVCAMVVILVITGVLWLRRNGYCVRARLLLLPTTTSCLTMFSTLFQGAGGLVPARSISRLSMHEYTELQQQQLQKQRQGLLVAAEDNASDGEVEEVPCEDKWTQTLPEELTQELLQSLREKLDDPENYSEARDMIEHLYDLIKVEESCNNNNMPSTSRPVEELLDDEDDDLYDVIQVPARLRHSRAKRATMCSVGTRAPSPDKLLPYSQARRNRAQAVVCDYVEPRDREQHVYTELPGGAPPPATEPASADPPANKSPSRPLSFLRALGESILPARKTPQLCDYTEPTDAAVHVYTEVPAASTLRCSSKMANRPLPTKPDQEEDDPGEGTSASSH